A genomic stretch from Mustelus asterias unplaced genomic scaffold, sMusAst1.hap1.1 HAP1_SCAFFOLD_63, whole genome shotgun sequence includes:
- the LOC144483353 gene encoding uncharacterized protein LOC144483353 produces the protein EAHRRSHTGARPFICSQCGKGFTHLSSLRIHQRVHIGERPFTCSQCGKGFSQVSDLQRHQRVHTGERPFTCSQCGKGFTRSSHLQRHQRVHTGERPFTCSQCGKGFTRSSHLQRHQRVHTGERPFTCSQCGKGFTRSSHLQRHQCIHTGERPFNCCQCGKGFTQSSTLRTHERLHTGERPFTCSQCGQEFTQSADLQRHQLRHTGERPFTCSQCGKGFTLLTHLQRHQRVHTGEKPFICSQCGKGFAQSSDLQTHQRVHTGERPFTCSQCGKGFRVSSRLLRHQQVHEGLDSATENLKA, from the coding sequence gaagctcatcggcgcagccacactggggcgaggccattcatctgctctcagtgtgggaagggattcactcatttatccagtttacggatacaccagcgagttcacattggggagaggccattcacctgctctcaatgtgggaagggattcagtcaggtatctgacctgcagagacaccagcgagttcacactggggagaggccatttacctgctctcagtgtgggaagggattcactcggtcatcccacctgcagagacaccagcgagttcacactggggagaggccattcacctgctctcagtgtgggaagggattcactcggtcatcccacctgcagagacaccagcgagttcacactggggagagaccgttcacctgctctcagtgtgggaagggattcactcggtcatcgcacctgcagagacaccaatgcattcacactggagagaggccattcaactgttgtcagtgtgggaagggattcactcagtcatccaccctgcggacacacgaacggcttcacactggggagagaccgttcacctgctctcagtgtgggcaagaattcactcagtcagccgacctgcagagacaccagctacgtcacacaggggagaggccgttcacctgctctcagtgtgggaagggattcactctgttaacccacctgcagagacaccagcgagttcacactggggagaaaccattcatctgctctcagtgtggaaagggatttgctcagtcatCTGACTTGCAGACtcaccagcgagtccacactggggagaggccgttcacctgctctcagtgtgggaagggtttcagagtttcatcccggctgctgagacaccagcaagtgcacgaggggttggattctgct